A part of Methanohalobium evestigatum Z-7303 genomic DNA contains:
- a CDS encoding protein-L-isoaspartate O-methyltransferase, whose amino-acid sequence MEYKEERLRLINSLKYQGLSQEILDAMYRVPRHLFVPSESQIDAYVDAPIMIGQNQTISAPHMVAMMCDLLDLSEGQVVLEVGAGSGYHAAVISELVGESGHVYSIECIEELVNFSRNNLKNAGYSNVTVIHGDGSEGYPEYAPYDRILVTAGAPDVPDSLLNHLKPEGILVIPVGFYFQDLYQIKKELDGSISKNEKGGVMFVPLIGKYGFNMKS is encoded by the coding sequence ATGGAGTATAAAGAGGAGAGGTTAAGGCTTATAAATTCTCTTAAATATCAGGGTCTGAGCCAGGAAATACTGGATGCTATGTATCGTGTCCCGAGACACCTTTTTGTTCCATCGGAATCCCAAATAGATGCTTATGTGGATGCCCCTATAATGATAGGGCAAAATCAAACGATTTCTGCTCCTCATATGGTAGCAATGATGTGTGATTTACTTGATTTAAGTGAGGGTCAGGTTGTCCTTGAAGTGGGAGCTGGTTCTGGTTACCATGCAGCTGTAATATCAGAACTTGTAGGTGAATCAGGACATGTATATTCGATAGAATGCATCGAGGAACTGGTTAATTTTTCCAGAAACAATCTTAAAAATGCCGGATACAGTAATGTGACGGTAATCCATGGTGATGGTTCTGAAGGATATCCGGAATATGCACCCTATGACCGGATACTTGTAACAGCAGGAGCACCAGATGTTCCTGACAGTTTATTGAACCACTTAAAGCCTGAAGGGATACTGGTTATACCGGTGGGTTTCTATTTCCAGGACCTCTATCAGATAAAAAAGGAACTGGACGGGTCTATCAGTAAAAATGAAAAGGGTGGTGTAATGTTTGTTCCACTCATCGGGAAATACGGTTTTAACATGAAGTCGTGA
- a CDS encoding HVO_0476 family zinc finger protein produces MNDEIEVECPSCSPDIPVLHEVLKSGQNVLVKCKECEEIHSPRIEKDKSVYIKTVISKGGKTFTHTNLMYKGELVEVDDEIVVDDGVSDEVYPIIVTSIESQGKRVDSAEVDYIDSVWGRAIDEVDVKIALHSDQKTYSITKRVSGGYEFVVGEKYNFDNISFVITRIKIRNNGFRIKEGDVVEAKYIKRLFAQEIFREKHRGRTAWSIKRRG; encoded by the coding sequence ATGAATGATGAAATTGAAGTTGAATGTCCGTCATGTTCACCAGATATACCTGTTTTACATGAAGTGTTAAAATCCGGTCAGAACGTCCTTGTAAAATGCAAGGAATGCGAAGAGATACATTCACCAAGAATCGAAAAGGATAAATCCGTTTATATAAAAACGGTAATCAGTAAAGGCGGAAAAACTTTTACCCATACAAACCTGATGTATAAAGGTGAACTGGTAGAAGTAGATGATGAAATAGTGGTTGATGATGGGGTATCAGATGAAGTGTATCCTATAATTGTAACTTCTATTGAGTCACAAGGAAAACGTGTAGATTCAGCAGAAGTAGATTATATTGACTCTGTTTGGGGGAGGGCTATAGATGAAGTCGATGTAAAAATTGCACTTCATTCCGACCAGAAAACGTATTCTATAACCAAAAGAGTATCAGGAGGTTATGAATTTGTTGTGGGTGAAAAATACAATTTCGATAATATTTCCTTTGTAATAACAAGAATAAAAATCAGAAACAATGGTTTCAGGATTAAAGAGGGGGATGTTGTAGAAGCAAAATACATTAAACGTCTTTTCGCACAGGAAATTTTCAGAGAAAAGCATCGGGGTAGAACTGCATGGAGTATAAAGAGGAGAGGTTAA
- the speB gene encoding agmatinase produces the protein MFYQPGIMDAMADYESARYVIFGVPFDGTSSYRVGSRWAPDSVRTASSNFESYNSYFDIDFVDLNIYDAGNLETFASVDDTLRELYNETDSLLRNNKVPLMVGGEHSLTYPCVKACKENVGDDFGVVVLDAHFDLRDEFDGVKHSHASVSRHITDDISSNYVLLGVRSGTREEWEFARDNNIKFYTPEDIRKQGINTVISEVVEYLNSDSIYLSLDMDAFDSTHAPATGTPEPFGLDPFDVRHIIHALAPISIGFDLMEIVPGYDTGQTAILGAKLMREFIASHASGKK, from the coding sequence ATGTTTTACCAGCCGGGTATAATGGATGCAATGGCGGATTATGAATCTGCCAGATATGTAATATTTGGAGTTCCATTTGATGGAACTTCATCTTATCGTGTAGGTAGCCGCTGGGCACCTGATTCCGTTCGCACAGCATCATCAAATTTTGAAAGCTATAATTCTTATTTTGATATTGATTTTGTGGATTTAAATATCTATGATGCTGGAAACCTTGAAACCTTTGCATCAGTTGATGATACACTCAGAGAACTTTATAATGAAACGGATTCATTGTTAAGGAATAATAAAGTACCGTTGATGGTCGGTGGAGAGCATTCTCTGACTTATCCGTGTGTCAAAGCGTGTAAAGAAAATGTAGGTGATGATTTCGGTGTTGTTGTACTGGATGCACATTTTGACCTTCGTGATGAGTTTGATGGTGTAAAACACAGCCATGCCTCGGTTTCCAGACATATTACAGACGATATCAGCAGTAATTATGTATTGTTGGGGGTACGCAGTGGCACCAGAGAAGAGTGGGAATTTGCAAGGGATAACAATATAAAATTCTACACTCCTGAAGATATAAGAAAACAGGGAATAAACACTGTAATATCTGAAGTTGTAGAATATCTAAATAGTGATTCCATATATCTGTCACTGGATATGGATGCATTCGATTCTACCCATGCACCTGCAACCGGAACTCCTGAACCATTCGGCTTAGACCCTTTTGATGTCAGGCATATTATACATGCACTGGCACCAATATCAATCGGGTTTGATTTGATGGAAATAGTTCCGGGCTATGATACAGGTCAAACCGCTATACTTGGTGCAAAATTGATGCGTGAATTTATAGCTTCTCATGCATCAGGTAAAAAATAA
- a CDS encoding translation initiation factor IF-5A, whose amino-acid sequence MKEQITVKELKEGRYVVIDEEPCIIKSISKSKPGKHGSAKARIDAIGIFDGQKRSIVSSVSSKIYTPVVERKSAQVLSFDGSVAQLMDMDDYSTFELPVPEEYKDKVNEGEEITYITAMGNQKIEMRT is encoded by the coding sequence ATGAAAGAACAGATAACAGTTAAAGAACTTAAAGAAGGAAGATATGTAGTAATAGACGAGGAACCCTGTATAATAAAAAGCATTTCTAAATCAAAACCCGGTAAACACGGGTCTGCAAAAGCAAGAATTGATGCCATAGGAATTTTTGATGGTCAAAAACGCTCTATAGTAAGCTCAGTATCGTCAAAAATCTATACACCGGTTGTAGAGCGTAAAAGTGCACAGGTTTTGTCCTTTGATGGAAGCGTTGCTCAGTTAATGGATATGGATGACTATTCAACCTTTGAGCTTCCTGTCCCCGAAGAATATAAAGATAAGGTAAACGAAGGTGAAGAAATCACCTATATTACAGCAATGGGCAATCAAAAAATTGAAATGAGGACATAA
- a CDS encoding aldehyde ferredoxin oxidoreductase family protein codes for MYGWMGKTITVDLSSSTVTETTTDEKNLRTYIGGRGLGVRILCDLCSPRVNPLSPDNPLIVTTSPLAGTETPLNGMCSITSKSPLTNTIFSAETGGFFGKELKLAGIDALVIKGKAKSPVYLQIEDNHVELKSATHLWNKNTVETTDILHHGGKVACIGKSGENQILLANIVNDYMYSSERGGLGAISGSKNLKAIVVKGSNKPYIFDETEFGKTVVHAGQLLDANPVVSKGLKVYGTSAFMALMNYMNVLPAYNFRYTSFGGIDLLSAEYIKNNYDTEKLSGCSGCPIACKFQTKDNRLIPDYDTIWAFGPAVGNNDFDTIIKACNLCRDYGIDSVSCGSTIASYLELASKNIGSENLLQMIEDIGEGKSKLCNGSSSFMNAIGKDVGMSVKSFELPGYDPRGIQGQALGYATSNHGGCYRDSYMIAPEVLGKPKLLDRQTFSGKAGILQYFQNLIAAINSLSLCNYSVFALDETVLASMLSSVTGVYYTPEDLLRSGERTWNLERLFNNRSGFTVSDDTLPGRFFDDNGIDKNEFEEAVFDYYHFRGWNKKGVPESNKLDELGIDWSVV; via the coding sequence ATGTATGGATGGATGGGAAAGACAATTACAGTTGACCTCAGCAGTAGTACAGTAACAGAAACCACTACTGATGAAAAAAATCTCCGTACTTATATAGGAGGTCGTGGGCTTGGAGTCAGGATACTTTGTGATTTATGTTCGCCCCGTGTAAACCCGTTAAGTCCCGATAATCCTCTTATTGTAACAACATCACCTCTTGCAGGAACAGAAACCCCGCTTAATGGGATGTGTTCTATAACATCCAAATCTCCTCTAACAAATACAATTTTTAGTGCAGAAACCGGCGGATTTTTTGGTAAAGAATTGAAACTTGCAGGTATTGATGCACTTGTTATCAAAGGAAAAGCCAAATCACCGGTTTACCTGCAAATTGAGGATAATCATGTAGAATTAAAATCCGCCACACACCTGTGGAACAAAAATACAGTTGAAACAACTGATATTTTGCATCATGGGGGAAAAGTTGCATGTATAGGTAAATCGGGTGAAAACCAGATACTACTGGCAAATATAGTTAATGACTATATGTATTCATCAGAGCGAGGGGGACTTGGAGCAATATCAGGTTCTAAGAACCTTAAAGCTATAGTGGTAAAAGGGAGCAATAAACCATACATTTTTGATGAAACTGAATTTGGAAAAACAGTGGTTCATGCTGGACAGTTACTTGATGCAAATCCTGTGGTATCAAAGGGTTTGAAAGTCTATGGGACATCTGCTTTTATGGCTCTTATGAATTATATGAATGTACTTCCAGCCTATAATTTCAGATATACTTCATTTGGTGGTATAGATTTGCTTTCTGCAGAATACATCAAAAACAATTATGACACTGAGAAACTATCTGGTTGTTCGGGTTGTCCTATAGCGTGTAAATTCCAAACAAAAGATAACAGGCTAATACCGGATTATGATACCATATGGGCATTTGGTCCTGCTGTGGGTAACAATGATTTTGACACTATAATAAAAGCTTGTAATCTTTGCAGAGATTATGGTATTGATTCTGTATCATGTGGTTCTACAATAGCATCATATCTGGAACTTGCATCCAAGAATATTGGTTCTGAAAACCTTTTGCAGATGATAGAGGATATAGGAGAAGGTAAAAGTAAACTCTGTAACGGTTCATCATCTTTCATGAATGCAATAGGTAAAGATGTGGGTATGAGTGTAAAGTCCTTTGAATTACCGGGGTATGATCCACGTGGAATACAGGGGCAGGCTCTTGGATATGCTACATCCAATCATGGTGGATGTTATAGAGATTCCTATATGATAGCTCCAGAGGTACTGGGCAAACCAAAACTTCTGGACAGACAGACTTTTAGTGGTAAAGCCGGAATTTTGCAGTATTTCCAGAACCTTATAGCTGCAATCAATTCATTATCTCTGTGTAATTATTCGGTTTTTGCACTTGATGAAACTGTACTGGCATCGATGCTAAGTTCTGTTACAGGTGTTTACTACACACCAGAGGATTTATTGCGTTCAGGGGAGCGTACATGGAACCTTGAACGGCTGTTCAATAACAGATCAGGTTTCACAGTTTCTGATGATACACTCCCTGGCCGTTTTTTTGATGATAATGGTATTGATAAAAACGAATTTGAAGAGGCGGTTTTTGATTATTATCATTTTCGTGGGTGGAATAAAAAAGGTGTCCCAGAATCTAATAAACTGGATGAACTTGGTATTGATTGGTCAGTTGTTTAA
- a CDS encoding cation:proton antiporter, which yields MVAVYIMLVGAIVVFAMILRSGMKEIGIPSMISFFVLGFLVRFMDNQWNLISEQGFQIFNFLAELGVIVLLFRVGLESKVTKLIRWLPTASKIWIGGVFFSGLLGFLASYYLLGWELVQSLFVSVAMTATSVGVTVSIWQEANLLYTHHGEILLDVAELDDISGVILMALLFAVAPVLKSGNIVAALPMLPEILGLFILKLIAFIAFCIFFSRYLEAHITEFLERIQVGKGTLLVILGIGMVVAATAEMLGFSVAIGAFFAGLIFSRDPDSVKFDGSFEPLYDLFMPFFFVGIGLKINPEVITGSLVPVVILILVAFAGKLIGHGSIAYFVTGSSGALILGTSMIPRAEIALIIMQKGLSLGDWAVTPQIFANMVIVSAVTSLTIPLILRPVLNRQSQKLT from the coding sequence ATGGTTGCTGTCTATATAATGCTTGTAGGTGCTATCGTAGTTTTTGCAATGATTCTTCGTTCTGGTATGAAAGAAATTGGAATTCCATCAATGATTAGTTTTTTTGTGCTGGGATTTTTGGTTCGTTTTATGGATAATCAGTGGAATCTGATTTCTGAACAGGGTTTCCAAATTTTTAATTTTCTGGCAGAACTTGGTGTAATAGTTTTGCTGTTTCGTGTGGGGCTTGAAAGCAAGGTCACCAAACTGATAAGATGGCTACCTACTGCAAGTAAAATCTGGATTGGTGGTGTATTTTTTAGTGGTTTGCTCGGTTTTTTAGCCTCCTACTATCTATTGGGATGGGAGCTTGTACAAAGTCTGTTTGTTTCAGTGGCAATGACTGCAACAAGTGTAGGAGTTACGGTGAGCATATGGCAGGAAGCAAATCTATTGTACACGCATCATGGTGAAATATTACTGGATGTAGCAGAACTGGATGATATATCTGGTGTTATACTTATGGCTTTATTGTTTGCTGTTGCACCTGTGCTTAAAAGTGGAAATATTGTTGCAGCTCTGCCTATGTTGCCAGAAATACTTGGATTATTCATTCTGAAATTAATTGCATTTATTGCATTCTGTATTTTCTTTTCGCGCTATCTTGAAGCCCATATAACAGAATTTCTTGAAAGAATTCAGGTGGGAAAAGGCACATTGCTGGTCATTCTGGGTATAGGAATGGTAGTTGCCGCTACTGCTGAAATGCTTGGTTTTTCAGTGGCAATAGGTGCTTTTTTTGCAGGTCTTATTTTCAGCCGAGACCCGGATTCAGTAAAATTTGACGGTTCATTCGAACCTTTATATGACCTGTTCATGCCTTTTTTCTTTGTCGGAATCGGATTAAAAATCAATCCAGAAGTTATTACAGGTTCCCTTGTTCCAGTTGTTATACTGATTCTGGTAGCATTTGCAGGTAAATTAATAGGACATGGTAGTATTGCATATTTTGTTACCGGTTCATCGGGTGCACTCATACTCGGAACCAGTATGATACCAAGAGCAGAAATTGCTCTTATTATAATGCAAAAAGGATTATCCCTTGGTGACTGGGCAGTAACACCGCAAATATTTGCCAATATGGTTATAGTATCGGCAGTAACTTCGCTAACAATACCTCTAATATTGCGTCCTGTGCTAAACCGACAGTCCCAAAAGCTTACATAA
- a CDS encoding ferredoxin, whose protein sequence is MADKTNKVPENVEGPYYVDEDCTACGLCVDTDPEHFAMNDDESYTYVYKQPETDDEIDACEEALEACPVEAIGNDG, encoded by the coding sequence ATGGCAGATAAAACAAATAAAGTTCCAGAAAATGTAGAAGGACCATATTATGTAGATGAAGATTGTACCGCATGTGGGCTTTGTGTCGATACAGATCCCGAACATTTTGCAATGAATGATGATGAATCCTACACCTATGTATACAAACAGCCAGAAACAGATGACGAAATAGATGCCTGTGAGGAAGCACTGGAAGCATGTCCCGTTGAAGCTATCGGAAATGATGGTTAA
- a CDS encoding methylated-DNA--[protein]-cysteine S-methyltransferase: MSTVRIDLLCQDFVKYISGRKRDFSEYDLDLSHLTEFEQMVLNETREIPYGETITYSELAKRIKKPRASQAVGKVLSKNPYPIVIPCHRVVSKSGLGGFGGGFNPQKLEEKKKLIELEKNYKKDKI, from the coding sequence ATGAGTACGGTAAGAATTGATTTACTTTGTCAGGATTTTGTAAAATACATAAGTGGCAGAAAAAGGGATTTTTCAGAATATGATCTTGATTTATCTCATCTTACAGAATTTGAACAAATGGTTCTCAATGAAACCCGGGAAATACCCTATGGCGAAACGATTACCTATTCGGAACTTGCTAAAAGGATAAAAAAACCGAGGGCTTCACAGGCAGTAGGGAAAGTATTGTCTAAAAATCCTTATCCCATAGTAATACCGTGCCACAGAGTGGTATCAAAAAGTGGTCTTGGAGGATTTGGTGGCGGCTTTAATCCGCAAAAACTTGAAGAGAAGAAAAAACTTATAGAACTTGAAAAGAATTATAAAAAAGATAAAATTTAA
- a CDS encoding matrixin family metalloprotease, which translates to MEKLILILATVLILVAFILPTSAGGENSPGISDNPWDHSPITVYINDENVPEHYSPTYYKQIEKAVEYWDEGGNGHLNFDPDFKFVESSEGADINVKWVENLEEVEKAPDGVAGYCRPYVIDGKYVRADIVLEVGNYQGYSWQQYGDANMYAIAKHEFGHALGLGHSDDRNDIMYPEYEMRDNINPLLLEKTRPYLFIISGAVMAVLLFLGISWKRHKKTRESIEKEVFDDWDIDEYGKN; encoded by the coding sequence ATGGAAAAGTTAATACTTATTCTGGCAACGGTTCTGATATTGGTTGCTTTCATACTTCCCACTTCTGCTGGTGGAGAGAACAGCCCTGGAATATCTGATAATCCTTGGGACCATTCACCTATAACAGTATATATTAATGATGAAAATGTTCCTGAACATTATAGCCCTACATATTATAAGCAGATAGAAAAAGCAGTAGAATACTGGGATGAGGGTGGAAACGGTCACCTGAATTTTGACCCTGATTTTAAATTTGTAGAATCCAGTGAAGGAGCCGATATTAACGTAAAATGGGTTGAAAATCTTGAAGAGGTGGAAAAAGCACCTGACGGAGTTGCAGGATACTGCAGACCCTATGTTATAGATGGTAAATATGTGCGTGCTGACATCGTACTTGAAGTGGGGAATTACCAGGGGTATTCATGGCAGCAATATGGAGATGCCAATATGTATGCAATAGCCAAACATGAGTTTGGACATGCACTTGGCCTTGGTCATAGCGACGACAGAAATGACATAATGTATCCAGAATATGAAATGAGGGATAATATTAACCCATTGTTACTTGAAAAAACCCGTCCGTACCTTTTTATTATTTCTGGAGCTGTAATGGCGGTTCTTCTATTTCTTGGAATAAGCTGGAAACGTCATAAAAAGACAAGAGAATCCATTGAAAAAGAAGTATTTGATGACTGGGATATAGATGAGTACGGTAAGAATTGA
- a CDS encoding HAD family hydrolase, whose translation MKKEKAVVFDSAGTLLQMYRVGKKPGSGQIFDNIESTSVVAKYPNRALVVINTELQTIAETNSETRLIDFIHENNVDMDISCSSSNFKKEQIFDIIKKNDVIVGDIHDVICAVRKGCPPDLFYLAAGVIIDAGINTVLCVLSTGGWLYPNTSITIRKLQNMNIDVYIASGDSTKNLKKLAHSINVPIEGVFGIANAHDKERIIHDLKNKYNTVAMVGDGMNDIFALKAADMGILTVQQGDSRPEKLRNSANTIITDIIEVVDVINQI comes from the coding sequence ATGAAAAAAGAAAAAGCAGTAGTATTTGATAGTGCCGGTACACTTTTGCAGATGTACCGTGTCGGCAAAAAACCCGGATCAGGACAAATTTTTGATAATATAGAGAGCACTTCAGTGGTTGCAAAATACCCGAATAGGGCACTTGTTGTAATTAACACCGAACTACAAACAATTGCAGAAACCAATTCAGAAACCAGACTGATTGATTTTATACATGAAAACAATGTTGATATGGACATAAGCTGTTCCAGCAGTAATTTTAAAAAAGAGCAGATATTTGACATAATCAAAAAAAATGATGTTATAGTAGGGGATATACACGACGTTATCTGTGCTGTTAGAAAGGGTTGCCCACCTGACCTGTTTTATCTGGCAGCAGGTGTGATAATTGACGCCGGAATTAATACAGTGCTTTGTGTTTTAAGTACAGGTGGATGGTTATATCCCAATACATCCATTACAATAAGAAAACTACAAAACATGAACATCGATGTCTATATTGCGTCAGGTGACAGTACAAAAAATCTGAAAAAACTTGCACATTCCATAAATGTTCCAATTGAGGGGGTTTTTGGTATTGCCAATGCCCATGATAAAGAAAGAATTATCCATGATTTAAAAAACAAATACAATACTGTAGCTATGGTCGGTGATGGAATGAATGATATATTTGCTCTAAAAGCTGCAGACATGGGCATCTTAACCGTTCAGCAGGGAGATAGTCGACCTGAGAAACTCCGAAATTCAGCAAATACAATTATAACTGACATTATAGAAGTAGTAGATGTTATAAATCAGATATAA
- the atwA gene encoding methyl coenzyme M reductase system, component A2 yields MTLFIEIKNLTVDFDGTSVLKNVNLNINEGEVVGILGRSGAGKTVLMHVLRGVEEYKNASGEVIYHLARCSKCGYIEPPSKVGEECRECGEELQSYEVDLLKLPSNDKNRRNIVKRIAIMLQRTFALYGDDRVIDNVISSLKEIGYKGKDALSKAMELLDEVEMSHRMMHVARDLSGGEKQRVVLARQLVRNPMMLIADEPTGTLDPKTARIVHDVISDAVNSYNMTMTITSHWPDVIKQMADKAIILDKGEIVNEGNPSEMADEFTNLACSIEKECKREIGDKILQVQNLSKKYVSVTRGVIYAVNDVSFDVYEGEIFGIAGVSGAGKTTTSQILIGNVQPTKGSIEVRVGDDWVDMTVPGAENRGHATQYMGILHQEYGLYTNRTVIDNLTESIGIDLPYELAVKKAISTLTTTGFTEDEAKSLLHNMAEELSEGERHRVALAQVLMKEPNIVIMDEPTGTMDPVTKKDVTKSILKTRDKMGDTFIIVSHDMDFLVDVCDRVALMQESRIMDIGEPENVLAPLLEAEKQI; encoded by the coding sequence ATGACATTGTTCATCGAAATTAAAAATTTGACCGTGGATTTTGACGGTACCAGTGTCCTGAAAAACGTTAACCTGAATATCAATGAAGGAGAGGTTGTTGGTATACTGGGAAGAAGTGGTGCTGGTAAGACCGTGCTCATGCATGTTTTACGTGGTGTTGAAGAATACAAAAATGCTTCTGGTGAAGTTATTTACCACCTTGCAAGATGCAGTAAATGTGGATATATTGAGCCACCGAGCAAAGTTGGTGAAGAGTGTAGAGAATGTGGAGAGGAATTACAATCATATGAAGTTGACCTCCTCAAACTCCCTTCCAATGACAAAAACCGAAGAAACATTGTAAAACGCATTGCTATAATGCTTCAACGTACTTTTGCACTTTATGGTGATGATAGGGTTATTGACAACGTCATAAGTTCACTCAAAGAAATAGGATACAAAGGTAAAGACGCACTGTCAAAAGCTATGGAACTTCTAGATGAAGTGGAAATGTCACACCGGATGATGCACGTAGCCCGTGATTTAAGTGGTGGAGAGAAACAGCGTGTCGTTCTTGCAAGACAGCTGGTTCGAAATCCCATGATGCTTATTGCTGATGAACCTACTGGTACACTTGACCCTAAAACTGCCAGAATAGTACATGATGTTATTTCAGATGCTGTTAATAGTTACAACATGACAATGACCATTACTTCACACTGGCCCGATGTAATAAAACAAATGGCAGATAAAGCAATTATCCTGGACAAAGGTGAAATTGTAAATGAAGGCAACCCCAGTGAAATGGCTGATGAATTTACAAATCTTGCCTGCAGTATAGAAAAAGAATGTAAAAGAGAAATAGGAGATAAAATTTTACAGGTTCAAAACCTGTCCAAAAAATATGTTTCTGTCACAAGAGGTGTGATTTACGCTGTAAATGATGTATCCTTTGATGTATACGAAGGTGAAATTTTTGGCATAGCCGGTGTCAGTGGCGCTGGTAAAACTACTACCTCACAGATACTTATAGGAAATGTCCAGCCTACAAAAGGCAGTATAGAAGTAAGAGTTGGCGATGATTGGGTCGATATGACCGTGCCGGGTGCGGAAAATAGAGGACATGCAACCCAGTATATGGGAATTCTTCATCAAGAATATGGATTATATACCAATAGGACCGTTATTGATAACCTTACCGAATCAATAGGAATCGACCTACCCTACGAACTTGCTGTTAAAAAAGCAATTAGTACACTAACAACCACTGGTTTTACTGAAGATGAAGCTAAGTCCCTGTTGCATAATATGGCTGAAGAGTTAAGTGAAGGTGAACGCCACAGAGTTGCACTTGCACAGGTGCTTATGAAAGAACCAAACATTGTCATAATGGACGAACCTACCGGTACAATGGACCCTGTGACCAAAAAAGATGTGACAAAGTCGATATTAAAAACAAGAGATAAAATGGGTGATACGTTCATAATTGTTTCACATGATATGGACTTTCTGGTTGATGTATGTGATAGAGTTGCTCTGATGCAGGAATCCAGAATAATGGACATCGGAGAACCCGAGAATGTACTGGCTCCATTACTTGAAGCCGAAAAGCAAATCTAA